One region of Cydia fagiglandana chromosome 17, ilCydFagi1.1, whole genome shotgun sequence genomic DNA includes:
- the LOC134672670 gene encoding nucleoside diphosphate kinase 6-like, which produces MQKLQLTLAIIKPHAVKNPVALSFIRNVIKNKFIVIKTKRVSLDKEAAGKFYSEHVGKFFYNRLVTFMTSGSVDLHIMGHYNAIELWRRMLGPTSVYKAQFQEPYCLRGMFGISDTRNVAHGSDSPPSAEREIKFFFPEFSFYQWHNGHEVLYRKGPIIFNDHLFEHVRKL; this is translated from the exons ATGCAGAAACTACAACTAACCCTGGCCATAATCAAACCACACGCTGTTAAAAATCCCGTGGCTCTTTCTTTTATTAGGaacgtaataaaaaataagtttatagTCATAAAAACTAAACGGGTCTCCTTGGATAAGGAAGCAGCTGGTAAATTCTACAGCGAACATGTTGGCAAGTTCTTCTATAATCGGCTGGTGACGTTCATGACGAG TGGTAGCGTCGATCTGCACATAATGGGCCACTATAACGCCATAGAGCTGTGGCGCCGCATGCTGGGCCCCACCAGCGTGTACAAGGCGCAGTTCCAGGAGCCCTACTGTCTCCGGGGCATGTTCGGCATATCCGACACCAGGAACGTTGCTCATGGCTCCG ATTCTCCACCATCAGCAGAGCGAGAGATCAAGTTCTTCTTCCCGGAGTTCTCTTTCTACCAATGGCACAATGGTCACGAGGTGCTGTACAGGAAAGGGCCCATCATCTTCAACGATCATCTGTTTGAACATGTCAGGAAACTGTAA